The following are from one region of the Mesorhizobium sp. B2-8-5 genome:
- a CDS encoding protein-L-isoaspartate(D-aspartate) O-methyltransferase gives MLDLSRERRRMVDVHLGRRGIHDREILAAMREVPREVFVDPGYEEFAYEDGPLPIAEGQTISQPYIVAFMLEMAEIGPGDQVLEVGTGSGYAAAVMSRIVDHVYTIERHTALAETARHRFQRLGYDNIEVRTGDGTRGWPEAAPFDAIVVAASGPGAPLALQQQLDVGGRLVIPVGDDPDEQRLLKVTRTGASTYSEEDFGGVRFVPLIGEQGWREESRPATVRAIPLARQRSLPEMIAAAAEPLPDFNDPGFAEPFDRFADRRIVLLGEASHGTSEFYRARAAITKRLIERHGFTIVAVEADWPDAAAIDRYVRGKSTSAGAERPFLRFPTWMWRNTDVAAFVEWLREHNDMVKALQPQAGFYGLDIYNMRASIAAVLEYLDRADPEAAKVARERYGCLTPWQTEPSTYGRAALTRGYRECEEAVLEQCREMLARQLDDTGQDGDDLFDAAQNARLVASAEHYYRTMYYGGPQSWNLRDTHMFETLEHILDARGPKAKAVVWAHNSHIGDARYTEMGISRDEVNIGQLCRQKFGDAVALIGLGTHAGTVAAATDWDGDMEIKSVRPSREDSYERLCHDAGIHRFLLDLGHDPDLRDRLTERRLERFIGVIYRPETELHSHYADASLARQFDAFVWFDETNAVTPLGPEHAAEGVPETYPFGV, from the coding sequence ATGCTCGATCTTTCCCGCGAGCGCCGTCGGATGGTCGATGTTCATCTCGGCCGCCGCGGCATCCATGATCGGGAAATCCTGGCGGCGATGCGCGAGGTCCCCCGCGAAGTCTTCGTGGATCCCGGCTACGAGGAATTCGCCTATGAGGATGGACCGCTGCCGATCGCGGAAGGCCAGACGATATCGCAGCCTTACATCGTTGCCTTCATGCTGGAGATGGCGGAAATCGGCCCGGGCGACCAGGTGCTCGAGGTGGGCACAGGATCGGGCTACGCAGCCGCCGTCATGAGCCGGATCGTCGACCATGTCTACACGATCGAACGCCACACAGCGCTGGCCGAAACCGCACGGCACCGCTTTCAAAGACTAGGCTACGACAACATCGAAGTTCGGACCGGCGACGGCACCAGAGGCTGGCCGGAAGCGGCGCCCTTCGATGCCATCGTGGTCGCGGCGAGCGGGCCGGGCGCGCCGCTGGCCTTGCAGCAGCAGCTCGACGTCGGCGGCAGGCTGGTCATCCCGGTGGGCGACGATCCCGACGAGCAGCGCCTGCTCAAGGTAACCCGCACGGGCGCCTCGACCTACAGCGAGGAGGATTTCGGCGGGGTGCGGTTCGTCCCGCTCATCGGCGAACAGGGCTGGCGGGAGGAAAGCCGCCCGGCGACTGTCCGCGCGATTCCACTGGCGCGCCAGCGCAGCCTCCCGGAAATGATCGCCGCGGCCGCCGAGCCGCTGCCCGACTTCAACGATCCCGGCTTTGCCGAACCGTTCGACCGCTTCGCGGACCGGCGGATCGTCTTGCTCGGCGAAGCCAGCCACGGCACATCCGAATTCTACCGGGCGCGCGCGGCAATCACCAAAAGGCTGATCGAGAGACACGGCTTCACCATCGTGGCGGTGGAGGCCGATTGGCCCGATGCGGCTGCGATCGACCGCTATGTTCGCGGTAAGAGCACTTCCGCTGGCGCCGAGCGACCCTTCCTGCGCTTTCCGACCTGGATGTGGCGCAACACCGACGTCGCGGCATTCGTGGAGTGGTTGCGCGAGCACAATGACATGGTCAAGGCACTCCAGCCGCAAGCAGGCTTCTATGGCCTCGACATCTACAACATGCGCGCCTCGATCGCCGCCGTCCTGGAGTATCTCGACCGCGCAGACCCGGAAGCGGCAAAGGTTGCGCGCGAGCGCTATGGCTGCCTGACGCCTTGGCAGACCGAGCCGTCGACCTATGGCCGCGCCGCGCTGACCAGGGGTTACCGCGAATGCGAGGAAGCGGTTCTCGAACAATGCCGCGAGATGCTGGCGAGGCAGCTTGACGATACCGGACAAGACGGCGACGACCTCTTCGACGCCGCGCAGAATGCCCGTCTCGTCGCCTCCGCCGAGCATTATTACCGCACCATGTATTATGGCGGCCCGCAATCCTGGAATTTGCGCGATACTCATATGTTCGAAACGCTGGAGCATATCCTCGATGCGCGGGGCCCCAAGGCGAAGGCTGTCGTTTGGGCGCACAATTCGCATATCGGCGACGCGCGCTACACCGAAATGGGCATCTCGCGCGACGAAGTGAATATCGGCCAGCTCTGCCGGCAGAAGTTTGGCGATGCCGTGGCACTCATCGGCCTAGGCACGCATGCAGGCACCGTCGCGGCAGCGACCGACTGGGACGGAGACATGGAAATCAAGTCGGTGCGGCCTTCTCGCGAAGACAGCTACGAGCGGCTCTGCCACGACGCCGGCATTCACCGGTTCCTGCTTGACCTCGGGCACGACCCGGACCTGCGCGACCGCCTGACCGAGCGCCGGCTGGAACGATTCATCGGGGTGATCTACCGGCCGGAAACCGAACTGCACAGCCACTATGCCGACGCCTCGCTGGCGCGGCAGTTCGATGCCTTTGTGTGGTTCGATGAAACCAACGCGGTCACGCCGCTCGGACCCGAGCACGCTGCCGAAGGCGTGCCGGAAACCTATCCATTCGGCGTCTGA
- a CDS encoding thiamine pyrophosphate-dependent enzyme: protein MPNAAEILVDTLIAWNVEVVFGLPGDGINGVMEALRKNQDRISFVQVRHEESAAFMACAYAKWTGRLGVCLATSGPGGTHLLTGLYDAKLDQAPVLAITGMQFHDLIETFTQQDVDLTRVFNDVSVYNVQVSDAAHMENVASLACRTALARKGVAHLSIASDIQEQPADAAKRSKRNRPAHTPQDMFAPHCLAQDAELDKAAAVLNDAGRVAILAGRGAIGAAVELEETARLLQAPIVKALLGKAVLPDDHPYTTGGIGILGTLPSQEAMETCDAVLIVGSTFPYIEYYPQPGTARGVQIDCDAQRIGLRFPVEAGLVGDAAETLRALNKRLKQKGDGEFLAAAQSAMQKWREMMRQSEDGSAHPLKPQHVARAFGERLAENTVLATDSGQNTELAARHVDLRAGQAFGVSGALASMSCGLSYAIAAGIAFPGRPIAAIVGDGGFAMQLGEFSTAVRYGIPLKILVIKNNMLNQIAWEQMMFLGNPQFGCELQPIDFAKAAEAMGGKGFSIERAEEVERVLDQAFATSGPVIIEALVDAYEAMMPPKMPPDYAKNFRKALPQTPGRGEIEENVAREPAKTMMGAGQ, encoded by the coding sequence ATGCCCAATGCAGCCGAAATTCTCGTCGACACCTTGATTGCCTGGAACGTCGAAGTCGTGTTCGGGCTCCCCGGCGACGGCATCAACGGCGTCATGGAAGCGCTGCGCAAAAACCAGGACAGGATATCCTTCGTCCAGGTTCGTCACGAGGAGTCGGCCGCGTTCATGGCTTGCGCCTACGCCAAATGGACAGGCAGGCTCGGCGTGTGCCTGGCAACATCCGGACCCGGCGGCACCCATCTTCTCACCGGCCTCTACGACGCCAAGCTCGACCAGGCGCCGGTGCTGGCAATCACCGGCATGCAGTTCCATGATCTGATCGAGACTTTCACGCAGCAGGATGTCGATCTTACTCGCGTCTTCAACGACGTCAGCGTCTACAACGTCCAGGTCTCGGACGCCGCGCATATGGAGAACGTAGCAAGCCTCGCCTGCCGCACAGCGCTTGCCCGCAAGGGCGTCGCCCATCTTTCGATCGCCAGCGATATCCAGGAACAGCCCGCCGACGCGGCCAAGCGATCCAAGCGCAACCGCCCGGCGCACACGCCGCAGGACATGTTCGCTCCTCACTGCCTCGCGCAAGATGCGGAGTTGGACAAAGCCGCGGCCGTCCTCAATGATGCAGGGCGCGTGGCGATCCTAGCGGGGCGCGGAGCCATCGGCGCGGCGGTGGAGCTCGAGGAAACGGCGCGGCTGCTGCAGGCGCCGATCGTCAAGGCGCTGCTCGGCAAGGCGGTGCTGCCGGACGACCATCCCTACACCACCGGCGGCATCGGCATTCTGGGCACCTTGCCATCACAGGAGGCGATGGAGACGTGCGACGCCGTCCTCATCGTCGGCTCGACCTTCCCTTACATCGAATATTATCCGCAGCCGGGCACAGCGCGTGGCGTCCAGATCGATTGCGACGCGCAGCGTATCGGCCTGCGCTTCCCCGTCGAGGCCGGCCTGGTCGGCGACGCGGCCGAGACATTGCGCGCCCTCAACAAGCGGCTGAAGCAGAAAGGCGACGGCGAATTCCTGGCGGCCGCGCAAAGCGCGATGCAAAAATGGCGCGAGATGATGCGTCAGTCCGAAGATGGCTCGGCGCATCCGCTCAAGCCTCAGCACGTCGCACGGGCATTCGGCGAACGCCTCGCCGAGAATACGGTACTGGCGACTGATTCCGGCCAGAACACCGAGCTTGCCGCCCGCCATGTCGATCTCCGCGCTGGGCAGGCCTTCGGCGTCTCGGGCGCGCTCGCCTCCATGTCCTGCGGTCTCAGCTATGCGATCGCCGCCGGCATCGCCTTTCCCGGCCGGCCGATCGCGGCGATCGTCGGCGACGGCGGGTTTGCCATGCAGCTCGGCGAGTTTTCGACGGCGGTGCGCTACGGCATCCCGCTGAAAATCCTGGTCATCAAGAACAACATGCTGAACCAGATCGCCTGGGAGCAGATGATGTTTCTCGGCAACCCGCAATTCGGCTGCGAATTGCAGCCGATCGATTTCGCCAAGGCCGCCGAGGCGATGGGGGGAAAAGGTTTCAGCATCGAGCGGGCGGAGGAGGTCGAGCGCGTGCTGGACCAGGCTTTCGCCACCAGCGGCCCGGTGATCATCGAGGCGCTGGTCGACGCCTATGAGGCGATGATGCCGCCGAAAATGCCGCCCGACTACGCCAAGAACTTCCGCAAGGCGCTGCCTCAGACTCCGGGCCGCGGTGAGATCGAGGAAAACGTCGCCCGGGAGCCAGCCAAGACGATGATGGGGGCAGGACAATAG
- a CDS encoding NAD(P)H-binding protein translates to MDHGLIVRSASRHPAHARPGWANGKSFSAVKADILDRSQVAAAVSDAATVVNAVSLYSEHGDVTFERIHVEAASQLADAAREGGAERYIQISGIGSDSRSQSSYIRARGQGEEAVNVGFPGATIVRPAVMTATDDRFLTTITRLLPILPAYPLFGNGDTRLQPASVEDVAEAIARIASGGADARLFEFGGPRVYTYRTLVLEVAQLLGIKTRLVPVPFVLWRILATFGEFIPGAPLTRNQVDLMQIDTVADTQLPGFRDLGIEPHDIDQVLRSAIVPAGRTRASRR, encoded by the coding sequence TTGGATCACGGGCTTATCGTTCGTTCAGCCTCCCGCCATCCCGCGCATGCGCGACCGGGGTGGGCTAATGGCAAGTCCTTTAGCGCAGTCAAAGCCGATATCCTCGATCGAAGCCAAGTTGCAGCGGCCGTTTCGGATGCAGCAACGGTAGTCAACGCAGTCAGCCTCTATTCCGAACATGGAGACGTTACTTTCGAACGCATCCACGTCGAGGCCGCTTCCCAATTAGCGGACGCGGCGCGGGAAGGTGGCGCCGAACGATACATACAGATATCCGGCATCGGCTCCGACTCACGTTCGCAGTCCAGTTACATCAGGGCGCGAGGGCAAGGTGAGGAGGCCGTCAACGTCGGATTTCCGGGCGCGACTATCGTCCGCCCTGCGGTGATGACCGCAACAGACGACAGGTTTTTGACAACGATCACGAGATTGTTGCCCATCCTTCCCGCATATCCGCTGTTCGGCAATGGCGATACCCGCCTCCAGCCAGCATCCGTTGAAGACGTTGCCGAAGCCATCGCGCGGATCGCCTCCGGAGGCGCCGACGCCCGTCTGTTCGAGTTCGGTGGACCGCGTGTCTACACTTATCGAACCCTGGTGCTGGAAGTCGCTCAATTGCTTGGCATCAAGACACGATTGGTGCCGGTTCCATTTGTCTTATGGCGCATTCTTGCCACTTTCGGCGAGTTCATCCCCGGCGCACCGCTGACACGCAATCAGGTCGACCTCATGCAGATCGACACCGTTGCGGACACCCAGCTGCCGGGATTTCGCGACCTCGGAATAGAACCTCATGACATCGACCAGGTGCTGCGATCTGCAATCGTGCCGGCAGGCAGAACGCGCGCCAGCCGCCGCTAG
- a CDS encoding DUF6496 domain-containing protein, with the protein MPDKKTIERARRDKRQGKSPSTQAGEFVREEIDEIRSGKHGARSTKQAIAIGLSEARRAGVDLPPPKKGKVKESTRKSAEYAHEVGQGERKPKPRPKVSKAVSEVLQHEPKSSASRKALSRQTREAASQRTAEERSASAKKGAATKGAAGRSAAARKAVETKGAQGRKQAAKKAARTRATRS; encoded by the coding sequence ATGCCCGACAAGAAAACCATCGAAAGGGCGCGACGGGATAAGCGGCAAGGCAAGTCGCCAAGCACGCAAGCGGGCGAGTTCGTGCGTGAGGAGATTGATGAGATTCGCAGTGGCAAGCACGGCGCGCGTTCCACAAAACAAGCGATCGCCATCGGCCTTTCCGAAGCGCGCCGCGCCGGGGTCGACCTACCCCCGCCAAAGAAGGGTAAGGTCAAGGAGAGCACGCGAAAAAGCGCTGAATATGCCCACGAAGTCGGCCAAGGTGAACGCAAACCCAAGCCCCGGCCGAAGGTTTCTAAGGCCGTGTCTGAGGTCCTCCAGCACGAACCGAAAAGCAGTGCGTCTCGCAAGGCGCTGTCGCGACAAACCAGGGAAGCGGCTTCGCAACGGACCGCTGAAGAGCGATCGGCCTCTGCCAAGAAAGGGGCCGCGACGAAAGGCGCAGCCGGGCGCTCGGCGGCCGCGCGGAAAGCTGTGGAGACCAAAGGCGCTCAAGGCAGGAAGCAAGCGGCGAAGAAGGCAGCCAGAACGCGTGCCACCCGCAGTTAG
- a CDS encoding DUF2267 domain-containing protein, protein MSANGLDVFDKTVQITNIWLNEIMDDLGPDRQLAWHALGVVLRALRDRLPAELGAKLGAELPLMIRGAYYDQYQPSNVPNRHRSVEEFFDTINEGLKSGRPVNAGDAARTVFKALAHHIDLGQSAKVRDGLPKDVKALWPESIGA, encoded by the coding sequence ATGAGCGCAAATGGCCTCGACGTTTTCGACAAAACCGTTCAGATCACCAATATCTGGTTGAACGAGATCATGGACGATCTCGGCCCAGATCGACAACTCGCATGGCATGCGCTTGGTGTGGTTCTGCGCGCCTTACGCGACAGGCTGCCCGCGGAACTGGGTGCCAAGCTTGGCGCGGAGCTGCCGCTTATGATCCGTGGTGCATATTACGACCAATACCAGCCGTCCAATGTGCCGAACCGACATCGCTCTGTCGAAGAGTTCTTCGACACCATAAACGAAGGCCTGAAGTCCGGACGACCGGTAAACGCCGGCGACGCGGCCAGAACAGTATTCAAGGCACTTGCCCATCACATCGATCTAGGCCAGTCGGCGAAAGTGCGCGATGGCCTGCCCAAGGATGTCAAGGCGTTATGGCCCGAAAGCATCGGGGCGTAG
- a CDS encoding CBS domain-containing protein, with product MKVGDCMTRDVKIANPEHSIRDVAQMMGSLDTGVMPVGDNDRLVGMITDRDIVVRGVALGNGPDAKVRDVMSVGDIKYCFDDEDIEHVLANMGDLQVRRLPVLNRDKRLVGIISLGDLAKNGEAAEAGEALGGISMPGGEHSQTSH from the coding sequence ATGAAAGTCGGCGACTGCATGACGAGGGACGTCAAAATCGCAAATCCTGAACACTCGATTCGAGATGTAGCCCAGATGATGGGCAGCCTCGATACCGGGGTGATGCCCGTCGGCGACAACGATCGGCTGGTTGGCATGATCACCGACCGTGATATCGTGGTCCGCGGCGTAGCGTTGGGCAATGGGCCGGATGCCAAGGTGCGCGACGTCATGAGCGTTGGGGACATCAAATACTGCTTCGATGACGAGGATATCGAGCATGTCCTTGCGAACATGGGCGACTTGCAGGTGCGCCGGCTTCCCGTTCTCAACCGCGACAAACGGCTTGTCGGCATCATCTCCCTTGGCGACCTCGCGAAGAATGGAGAAGCGGCGGAAGCTGGGGAGGCTTTGGGTGGCATATCAATGCCAGGCGGAGAACATTCACAAACCTCCCATTAG
- a CDS encoding sarcosine oxidase subunit gamma, whose amino-acid sequence MAEALVSKDFTLSRSDCPIVQVEGWDGMLARFELNVSQMLGTALPVSVGETVRHADTLIVRVSPRRLWLMMETDAKPPQLAIDPELGCSVPLGEGRVRFSLSGARILEILSGCIAVDWRAPGAAPGRAIQTALHHVPVLVLRTSETSCVMIVPRSFARSLADWIADSASKRSSPGIKARN is encoded by the coding sequence ATGGCTGAGGCTCTGGTATCGAAAGATTTCACTCTGTCGAGGTCCGACTGCCCGATTGTTCAGGTCGAGGGCTGGGACGGGATGCTGGCCCGGTTTGAGCTGAACGTTTCCCAAATGCTGGGCACTGCCCTGCCGGTCTCGGTCGGCGAGACGGTCCGCCATGCCGACACGCTCATCGTTCGGGTCTCCCCCCGCCGTCTCTGGCTGATGATGGAGACGGATGCAAAACCGCCGCAGCTCGCGATCGATCCCGAACTGGGCTGTTCGGTTCCCCTCGGCGAGGGACGCGTGCGCTTCAGCTTGAGCGGCGCGCGCATCCTGGAAATCCTCTCCGGCTGCATCGCAGTCGACTGGCGCGCGCCAGGCGCAGCGCCGGGCCGCGCAATTCAAACGGCCTTGCATCACGTACCGGTGCTTGTCCTGCGCACGAGCGAGACCAGCTGCGTCATGATCGTGCCGCGAAGCTTTGCGCGCAGCCTTGCGGACTGGATCGCCGACAGCGCCAGCAAGCGTTCTTCGCCCGGAATTAAAGCGCGCAATTAA
- a CDS encoding sarcosine oxidase subunit alpha family protein: MNSSDRRLPAGGRIDRAQPIDFSFDGRKLYGYQGDTLASALLANGVTLTGRSFKYHRPRGIFSAGPEEPNALVTLGAGGRREPNMPATTLELAQAMIAESQNRWPSLGFDLQSINGLFAPFLSAGFYYKTFMGPSRRAWMFYEHFIRRAAGLGRAGAEPDPGRYEMRHAFADVAIVGGGPAGLSAARAAAIAGASVTLIEQDFLLGGQLLSERPDGEAAAWLRATEAELMGLPNVAMLRKTMAFGTYDGNTLGLIEQNDDPAEEGAARQVFTMLRARSIVLAAGAIERPLVFSNNDRPGVMLASAARAYLNRFAVLSGRRILVATTNDGAYRTAFDLAAAGAEVTVADQRGDPTAALAAEARRLNMTIRSGAQIAGLRGGHAVKAAKLAGPDGNSEIMCDLVCVSGGWSPTVHLTSHLGVKPVYRDDMDGFVPGGLPAGHFGAGSMMGRFSTADAIDGGHHAGIQAAAFCGKSAAAPAPARLDLGEAAADAFRAIPFVGRGKAFVDFQMDVTTKDIELAHREGYESVEHLKRYTTLGMGTDQGKTSNFTALSAMAALRHETIPQTGTTTFRPPYAPVAIGALAGRAVGHHFKPFRLTPMHDWHVANGADMLAVGLWMRPYFYRAAGRDVNEAYITEMRMVRGAAGLMDISTLGKIDVQGPDAAIFLDRVYANGFAKLPVGRARYGVMLRDDGIVFDDGTTTRLSESRFFMTTSTAKAADVLSRLEFLLDTAWPDLRVAVTSVSDEWAAMSVAGPRSRDILAAAFPQLDVSNDALPHMGLAEGEFGGRALRIMRLSYSGERAYEIYVGATADETVWRHLLEAGAPFDLRPYGVEALGALRVEKGHVAGPEIDGRTTLDDLGLGRMVGKRAGFVGDALRRRPAFQAPDRQRLVGLECTEEGKRLRGGAILFMPGDTVAGHGRGRITSVTFSPELGRYVGLALLAGDVAVEGSEVLAAYPMKAETVRARIVSPVFLDLKGERLHG, translated from the coding sequence ATGAACTCGAGCGACAGACGTTTGCCGGCCGGTGGCCGTATCGATCGTGCGCAACCGATCGACTTCAGCTTCGATGGCCGCAAGCTGTATGGCTATCAAGGCGACACGCTGGCTTCGGCCCTGCTGGCCAACGGCGTCACACTCACCGGACGCAGTTTCAAGTATCACCGGCCGCGCGGCATCTTTTCGGCCGGACCCGAAGAACCGAACGCGCTGGTCACGCTCGGGGCTGGTGGACGACGCGAACCCAACATGCCGGCAACTACGCTCGAACTGGCGCAAGCCATGATCGCCGAAAGCCAGAACCGCTGGCCCTCGCTCGGCTTCGACCTGCAGAGCATCAACGGGCTGTTTGCACCGTTCCTTTCCGCCGGCTTCTACTACAAGACCTTCATGGGGCCGTCGCGGCGCGCTTGGATGTTCTATGAGCATTTCATCCGCCGGGCGGCAGGCCTGGGCCGAGCCGGCGCCGAGCCCGATCCCGGCCGTTACGAGATGCGCCACGCATTTGCCGACGTGGCGATCGTCGGCGGAGGTCCCGCTGGCCTGTCGGCGGCGCGCGCCGCAGCCATCGCTGGGGCAAGCGTCACGCTGATCGAGCAGGATTTCCTGCTTGGCGGTCAGCTGCTGTCGGAACGTCCCGATGGCGAGGCGGCAGCCTGGCTGAGGGCGACCGAGGCCGAACTCATGGGCCTGCCCAACGTCGCTATGCTGCGCAAGACGATGGCATTCGGCACCTATGACGGCAACACGCTAGGTCTGATCGAACAAAACGACGATCCGGCCGAGGAAGGCGCTGCGCGGCAGGTCTTCACCATGCTTCGCGCCCGCTCCATCGTCCTTGCGGCGGGTGCCATCGAGCGACCGCTGGTGTTCTCCAACAATGACCGGCCTGGTGTCATGCTGGCATCGGCCGCCCGGGCCTACCTCAACCGTTTCGCCGTTCTGTCCGGCCGACGGATCCTGGTTGCCACCACCAATGACGGCGCCTATCGGACCGCCTTCGATCTTGCTGCCGCCGGTGCGGAGGTGACGGTCGCGGATCAGCGCGGCGACCCGACCGCCGCTCTGGCCGCGGAAGCCAGGCGCCTGAACATGACGATCCGATCCGGGGCCCAAATCGCCGGCCTGCGTGGCGGCCATGCGGTCAAGGCCGCGAAGCTTGCCGGGCCGGACGGCAATTCGGAAATCATGTGCGACCTTGTCTGCGTGTCCGGCGGCTGGTCACCGACGGTGCATCTCACCTCGCATCTCGGCGTCAAACCCGTCTATCGCGACGACATGGATGGCTTCGTTCCCGGCGGCCTTCCGGCGGGCCATTTTGGTGCCGGCTCGATGATGGGCCGCTTCTCGACCGCCGACGCCATCGACGGCGGACATCATGCCGGTATCCAAGCCGCAGCCTTCTGCGGAAAATCGGCAGCCGCACCGGCTCCCGCGAGGCTCGATCTCGGCGAAGCCGCAGCCGACGCGTTCCGCGCAATCCCCTTTGTCGGCCGCGGAAAGGCTTTTGTCGATTTCCAGATGGATGTGACCACCAAAGACATCGAATTGGCGCATCGCGAGGGCTATGAATCGGTCGAGCACCTAAAGCGCTACACCACGCTCGGCATGGGCACCGATCAAGGCAAAACCAGCAATTTTACAGCACTTTCGGCCATGGCGGCGCTGCGCCACGAGACGATCCCGCAAACCGGGACCACGACCTTTCGACCACCCTACGCGCCCGTCGCCATCGGCGCGCTCGCCGGCCGCGCCGTCGGCCACCATTTCAAGCCGTTTCGCCTTACGCCGATGCATGACTGGCATGTGGCGAATGGCGCCGACATGCTCGCGGTTGGGCTGTGGATGCGTCCGTATTTCTACCGCGCCGCCGGCCGCGACGTGAACGAAGCCTATATCACCGAGATGCGCATGGTGCGCGGGGCCGCGGGGCTGATGGACATTTCAACCCTCGGCAAGATCGACGTGCAAGGGCCGGATGCGGCCATTTTCCTCGACCGTGTCTATGCCAACGGCTTTGCCAAGCTGCCGGTCGGCCGCGCCCGCTACGGAGTCATGTTGCGCGATGATGGCATCGTCTTCGATGATGGCACTACCACACGGCTGTCGGAAAGCCGGTTCTTCATGACCACCTCGACCGCCAAGGCGGCGGATGTCCTGTCGCGGCTGGAATTCCTGCTCGACACCGCCTGGCCGGATCTGCGCGTCGCCGTTACCTCGGTCAGCGACGAATGGGCGGCGATGTCGGTCGCCGGACCGAGGAGCCGCGATATTCTTGCCGCCGCCTTTCCGCAACTCGACGTCTCAAACGATGCGCTGCCGCATATGGGCCTTGCCGAAGGCGAGTTCGGCGGCCGGGCGTTGCGGATCATGCGCCTCAGCTATTCGGGTGAACGCGCCTACGAGATCTATGTCGGCGCAACTGCCGACGAGACGGTCTGGCGCCATTTGCTTGAGGCGGGCGCGCCCTTCGACCTGAGACCCTACGGGGTCGAGGCGCTGGGCGCGCTGCGGGTCGAAAAGGGCCATGTCGCCGGACCCGAAATCGATGGCCGCACCACACTCGACGATCTCGGTCTTGGCCGCATGGTCGGAAAACGCGCAGGTTTTGTCGGCGATGCCTTGCGACGGCGTCCGGCATTTCAAGCTCCCGACCGTCAGCGCCTGGTTGGCTTGGAATGCACCGAAGAGGGCAAGCGCCTTCGTGGCGGTGCGATATTGTTCATGCCCGGCGATACCGTCGCCGGGCACGGACGCGGCCGGATAACGTCGGTGACGTTCAGCCCGGAGCTTGGCCGTTATGTTGGCCTCGCCCTGCTGGCAGGCGATGTCGCGGTGGAGGGAAGCGAAGTCCTCGCTGCCTATCCGATGAAGGCTGAAACCGTTCGCGCCCGCATCGTCTCGCCCGTCTTCTTGGATCTGAAAGGAGAGCGGCTGCATGGCTGA
- a CDS encoding sarcosine oxidase subunit delta yields MLRIECPCCGPRDHDEFRYGGDASVMRPRHDDPDPESWYRYVYVRKNPPGPHSEFWQHVTGCRQWLVVERDTRNHSILSVGFARK; encoded by the coding sequence ATGCTTCGCATCGAATGTCCGTGCTGCGGCCCGCGCGATCATGACGAGTTCCGCTATGGCGGCGACGCTTCGGTTATGCGTCCGCGTCATGACGATCCGGACCCGGAGTCCTGGTACCGTTATGTTTATGTACGCAAAAACCCGCCCGGGCCACATAGCGAGTTCTGGCAACATGTGACCGGCTGCCGGCAATGGCTGGTCGTCGAACGCGACACCCGCAACCATTCCATCCTCTCCGTCGGCTTTGCCAGGAAATAG